A window of Phaseolus vulgaris cultivar G19833 chromosome 4, P. vulgaris v2.0, whole genome shotgun sequence genomic DNA:
aatcttcttttcttttgcaTTGGTTTACACCATGTATGTGCTTCCCACGATAGATTAACAGATACTTGCTTGTGCGAGCTAAGTTACTGGAGTGATCTTACTGAAATTATAAGCTCACTATCTAACAATCCAATACAAAATTTGAGTGCAGTAGTTGACTGTAGCAGTTAAGGTGACACTCATTCATCTTCTTAACTCAACAAAGTGTTTGGATGGTGCGCATTACAATTATTCTTCCATCCCCTTCCATCTGCTTTTTGTGGGTCTAAAGAAGAGCAACTTTAGACTTTGGGTAGGCAACAAGCAATAACAAATTGAGTAAATCATTGTGCCCTTTGCTTTGGGATTGGATCCTTAATCATTAATCAATATTATTGTTGCGGAAAGTATTAAATCATTTTCATGCTTGCTGCCGCCGTAGCGCCGCTctgttatttatatatttcaatcTTTCAACCATTCTTATCTCTTTCTGACTACAATAATGCCGTGCCCATCAAAAATATACTTGAGCAAAGAAAATCAAAATAGGAGGAACAATAGTTTCTTTACGTTGAATTGGTTATTACTGTGTTTTaacttttcattattttataccTACTTGCAATTTCAATAATTCTTTTTCACAGATATTTTACATTATTCGATCCACATTTAACTTTTCTTAACTCGTCTATCTGTTGGTTCTGTGAAATGCATCAGGGAACAGTTTCACCCATAATGGCTATCCAAAGAGAACTGATTACTGTTAATAAGCTGATAGTAAGATATAACCATTCAATAATTTAATGAAACAGTggataaaatcatttaataaaagGCATTATTGGAGCAATTTGTGAGGGTGAAATGTGGAAGGCAAACCATAATCATTGCAAAAAACTGAAAGTCTAGAtaaatataaagaataaaagaaatagatatattgtgaataaaaaaatatggcaGTGGCAGAGGCAACACCATTGCAGCGTTACAGTGCTAACCTTTTAAGAACACATGTCCCCATTAATAATTAcagtttataatatataatacaatGTTGAAGATACTGCTTTTCCAACTAGACCTCTCAATCTATTATATATAAACCCTATTCATAGCTCTAAATTAGTCATCACAAAATGGGTGCACTTGATTACCTCTCCAACTTTTGCACTGTAACCACCACTAGGACCAAGCACAAAGCAATGCAGGTAAGTACTTCTTCCTTCACCTTGTTCCTTCTTATGTAACTTCCTTCTTTCATTCCTCTATTCATCATTACTATTCACATGCGTTGAGTTGCTTTAAATATCATTTCAGACAGTTGAGATCAAAGTGAGAATGGACTGCGATGGTTGCGAAAGAAGAGTCCGAAATGCAGTCACTTCATTGAAAGGTTTTGCATACTAATATATACTACATTTTCTTCTGTTTGCTGCAATAAATAGGATGGTTTTGTATATGCATGTTCCAGAGGAAGAGGAGTTAAAAGAGATGTGTTTGGCGTTAAAGTATGGTGAGATTGTGCAGGAGTGAAATCTGTGGAGGTGAACAGAAAGCAAAGTAGGGTGGTGGTGAGCGGATACGTGGATCCAAACAAGGTGCTAAAGAGGGTAAGGAGCACAGGGAAGGTGAGAGCTAAGTTTTGGCCATATGTAGAACAGCATCTTGTGTACTATCCATATGCCCCAGGAGCATATGACAGAAGAGCACCATCTGGATATGTTAGAAACGTTGTGCAGGCTTTTCCTGATCATTCATCCAATGCTCCTCCACAAGAGAACTTTCTCTCCTTCTTCAGTGATGACAACGTGCATGCATGTTCCATCATGTAATATGCATCCCCTTCACCATCCccatcaaatcaaatcaaataaaccATTTCActcttctctcttctcttctcttctcttctctcttctcttctcttctcttctcttctcatGGCTGCATGGTTTTCTCAGAAACGCTCATGAATATCTAATGCATGCTGAATCATTGTACgttaagaaaaacgaaaaactatgtatatataattatatacatataacAAACAACactatataaatattttgttctAGAGTGTACTTGGTCAAAGAGTGTCAAATATTATTCCTTTCAAAAATCACTTTGTTGCTCATAACTAATCTAATTGTCAGTTTTTATTGGGATTTTTCTGTTTAATTATTCT
This region includes:
- the LOC137836628 gene encoding heavy metal-associated isoprenylated plant protein 21-like; this encodes MGALDYLSNFCTVTTTRTKHKAMQTVEIKVRMDCDGCERRVRNAVTSLKGVKSVEVNRKQSRVVVSGYVDPNKVLKRVRSTGKVRAKFWPYVEQHLVYYPYAPGAYDRRAPSGYVRNVVQAFPDHSSNAPPQENFLSFFSDDNVHACSIM